Sequence from the Thermocoleostomius sinensis A174 genome:
CCGCCGTTAACTTGCCCTACACCGCCCTCACCCCTGAACTGACCCAAGACTATGACGAGCGCACAACTCTAAACCAATATCGCTTTACCTTTTCCCTAACTGGGGCGGTGCTGTCTTTGGTGTTTGCGCAAATTATTTTTTCAACGATCGACAATCCAACTCAGCAATATCTCTGGATTAGCGGTATTTGTGCCATCTTCTGCGTCATTCCCCCTTATCTCTGCATTTGGGGAACCCGACGTCGGGCGGCTCAGTTTCAAGCGCAAGTGGCTCTGGATGATGAAACGGCTCCGTCGCTATCGATCGCCCAACAGATTCGAATTGCCTTCAGCAATCGCCCGTTTCTGTGCGTGATTGGCATTTATCTATTTTCTTGGCTAGCCCTGCAAAATACGGCGTCGATTATTCCTTATTACGTGTCCAACTGGATGGGGCTGCCCGCCCAACATTCAGCCCAAGTTGCTTTAGCGGTTCAAGGCAGTGCTGTATTGGTGCTGTGGTTTTGGAGTGCTGTCAGTCAACGGGTAGGCAAGCGCAGTACCTACTTTATGGGCATGGGCGTCTGGATTTTGGCTCAAATTGGGCTGATGTTTTTGCAGCCCGGTCAAGTTGGCTTGATGTATGGGCTGGCGATCGTAGCAGGCTTTGGTGTCTCGGTGGCATACCTAATTCCGTGGGCGATGTTGCCCGATGTGATTGAACTTGATGAATTGCGAACCGGACAACGGCGAGAGGGAATTTTCTATAGTTTCATGGTATTTCTGCAAAAAATTGGGTTGGCGATCGGGCAACTGTTGATTGGCTTAGTGTTAGGAGCGGCTGGATTTGATGGTAGTGCTCAAACGCAACCGGAATCTGCCCTATTGGCCATTCGAGCGGCGATCGGACCACTACCTGCCCTGTTTTTGGTGTTTGGCATTGCGATCGCTTGTTTCTATCCGATCACCCGCGAAGTCTACGCCGAAATTTTGCTGAAACTAAATGAACGCCGTGCCGCCCGTGGATCGGAACATTCCTAGGAAAACGCAAAATTGGTTGATCATCTCGGAATAGCAATGCCATAAAAAAACAGAGGGCACGTCTTTGAGTACCCCCGTGTCAAATTCAGCCATCGTTTCATTATTTAGTTTTCAGCCATGAGATATGCAGCCATGAGGAGCTATACACGTCTAGAAAGGTCAAACATTGTAACAGAAGGAAGTGCGAGAAGAGTGCACTGGAAGAATAATACGAACTGAGTAAGCTTAGTAAGCAGTCGGTTGGGCTGTACCCAGTACTTCTAAACTGACGGGGGCAACCCCAGAGTGCACTAGCCCGATCGCCTCGGCAGCTGCGGTAGACACATCAATGACCCGATCGCCGTGGAACGGCCCCCGATCATTGATACGCACCACCACCGACAGTCCATTGTCCATATTTGTAACTCGAACCTGCGTACCAAATGGCAAGGTGCGGTGGGCAGCCGTCAGGGCATTTTGATTAAAGACTTCACCACTGGCACTGTAATTACCATCAAACCCCGGCCCATACCAGGAAGCCATGCCGCTAAAAGCAATTTCAAACGGGCCAATAGAAACACGAGTTTCCTGGGTTCGCGGATCGCCAGAGATGCTCTGAATCGGTGGTGCATTGCCTAACTGCCGACGCAACAGATTGGTAATCTGAAGGGTGTCTTGTGCAAGGTCTTGCGTTGTGTTGGGGAGGATAGTTTCTGAGTCAATGCCAACTAACTCTTCATCCCCAATCTTGACCAAATAGCGCTGCTGTTGTGGCTCCCAGACAGCCGTAATGGTTTCAGCGTCTACGTTATCTCGATAGTACTGATTCAAACGCGCGGCGATCGCCGTTGCTCGCCAAACCGGAGAATTTGAATCAGCTTCAGCGTTTAGTGTCCCTGCCTGATCCGTCGAGCTTGGATTCGAGCGAGCGACGGGTACGTCAGTTGCAGAATTTTGGAGTGAGCGGTTTTGCACGCTGGCAACCTTGATTTCTGAGTCACTGATATTGCCCTCTGCCGCCTCTGACGAGGGAACAGCGGCTGATGTTGCATTAGAACCAAGGAACGTGAGGACCGGAATGTCACGGACATATAGCGTTACCGCTTGCCGTCCATCCATCTGATGGGAAACTAACTCAGTGATGGTTTCCTCAGCTTCAGATTGATCCTCCGATTGGTATTCACCCACCTTGACAGCTTCAGCCACTTGGGCGGCGTCTGGGTTAGAGGTAGATGAGGGCGAGGTGGATGCAACCTGGTCAGAAGGCGGCTCCTGTGAGGGAACTTGCGCCTCCGAAACCTCGTCGTTTGACCCAGGCTGATCCGCATAGCTCAGCGGGGCAATTCCCAAGGTCGTGACCAACAAAGTTGCGGCAGTAAAACCGCTCCAAAGTTTTTGATTCATACGTTCTTTTCAGAGTGTACTAGGAGAGAGAGCTAACCAAGGGCGATGAGAACGGACAACTGGACCGAATCGCCATAACGGTTAAAAGGGCTAACTCGTACTCGTTACGTGTTTACTCCTAATGGCTGAACTGCAACAGACTAGCATGAAGTTTTTGTCTTGGGGATCAGGGACAGCTTCAAAACTTGCACAACTTTACACAAGCTTCATAACCTCGATCGAGCCAAGACCATTATCCTACAGGAGTTTTATTAAAATATTGAATTTTGTAACTTCATTAAAACTTCATATAAATTTCATATTTCTCTGCCAAGTTTCATTGGGTTAACATCAGGCAGAATTAGAAGAAGAATTAGTTTTTCTAATCACTTGACTCATACCAACGGGGATCGCGATTGATTTCACCCGGTGAACTTTCGCCAGTGAACAATGCCTGGATAGGGCTGAACAACCACGCTGAACAGTTAGACAATTTTCGGCTTCATCAGAGCCAAACTTATGAAAAAGGCCCGATCGATCGGGCCTTTTATCACCGTAGAATCAATGAACTAATTAGTATTAATTTGAACCAACGGCTGGCGGCGAAACAGAACAATTGAACATTCGCAGAGTGGCAGCAGCAGCATAATTTCGTAAGGTAGGTGCATCAGGTGCAAAGGCGGTGCCTCGATCATTTACCGGCGTGGCGATGCCACAGTAGGCAGACATTTGCGTAATTAACGACTCTGCCCAGTGACCGCTGGTGTCCGAGAAGGGGATGGGTTGCTGGGAGGGTTGTAGATCAATCGATGCTCCTTGCTGAGCTTTGCTGTACTCGGCGGCTCGTCGTAGGACAGCAATCATTTCGGCTCGGGTGACGGGTTGAGTGGGGCGAAACGTCCCATCTTGATAGCCACTGACAATGTTAGTATCGCGGGCAAACTGAATTTTGGCAGCGCTCCAACGAGATGCTTCTACATCGACATAGGGACTACTCGATGCGGTGGTAGGTAACACAATGTTCAAGTTGGGAATACGGCTCAACGACTCCAGCACCATTGACACCAACTGTTCGCGAGTTAGGGTATCTTGGGGACGAAATGTATTGTCTTCAAAACCAGAAATAAACCCAGCATCGATCGCTTGCTGAATTTCGGGGCCGTATACATCAAACGCAATGTCACCAACGGTGTAAACCAAAGCTGGAGGTAGCACAATCGACTCTGGCACAATGCCCTCGTAGGTGACGTAGACATGCCCCAACACACGATCGTTCAGCGTGCGCTTGGTAAATCGCCAACCGGGGTTTAAATTGATACGCGCAAACCCGTTTGTGAGGCCATTGGTTCGTCCAACTTCGATATCTGGAGCATCCCGATTCGCCGGATCATTCAACGAAGCAACGAGTACGAGATCGTTACTGCGTTGCTCAATGCGAAATTGGTAGTGGAGAGCCAGATCTTGTCCATTAATGCGAAGCGAGTAACCATTCGCATCGGTGCTGCGTCCACAGATGCCTGTAAAATCAAAGCTCAGCATGAGTGGATCAACCACCGTTGGATTGCTGCCAGATTCAGTCCAGCAGGGACGATCGTCGGAAATTTGCTCCAAAATTAATAACTGGCGTTCATTGCTGTTTCCTACCGGAGCCGCTACGGCAATAAATCGCGTTTGTTCAACCTCAGATTGCCCAAAACCAC
This genomic interval carries:
- a CDS encoding MFS transporter, giving the protein MSDSSLPTVPQREKLNLFTKLSYGVGDFGSAVASNVLIFFQLIFLTNVAGLSPVLAGSIRTIAGIWDAVNDPMVGVLSDRTRTRWGRRYPWMFLGALPLGIFFVLQWVVPQFSADPGRQEISLFWFYVIISIFYNIAFTAVNLPYTALTPELTQDYDERTTLNQYRFTFSLTGAVLSLVFAQIIFSTIDNPTQQYLWISGICAIFCVIPPYLCIWGTRRRAAQFQAQVALDDETAPSLSIAQQIRIAFSNRPFLCVIGIYLFSWLALQNTASIIPYYVSNWMGLPAQHSAQVALAVQGSAVLVLWFWSAVSQRVGKRSTYFMGMGVWILAQIGLMFLQPGQVGLMYGLAIVAGFGVSVAYLIPWAMLPDVIELDELRTGQRREGIFYSFMVFLQKIGLAIGQLLIGLVLGAAGFDGSAQTQPESALLAIRAAIGPLPALFLVFGIAIACFYPITREVYAEILLKLNERRAARGSEHS
- a CDS encoding septal ring lytic transglycosylase RlpA family protein, with amino-acid sequence MNQKLWSGFTAATLLVTTLGIAPLSYADQPGSNDEVSEAQVPSQEPPSDQVASTSPSSTSNPDAAQVAEAVKVGEYQSEDQSEAEETITELVSHQMDGRQAVTLYVRDIPVLTFLGSNATSAAVPSSEAAEGNISDSEIKVASVQNRSLQNSATDVPVARSNPSSTDQAGTLNAEADSNSPVWRATAIAARLNQYYRDNVDAETITAVWEPQQQRYLVKIGDEELVGIDSETILPNTTQDLAQDTLQITNLLRRQLGNAPPIQSISGDPRTQETRVSIGPFEIAFSGMASWYGPGFDGNYSASGEVFNQNALTAAHRTLPFGTQVRVTNMDNGLSVVVRINDRGPFHGDRVIDVSTAAAEAIGLVHSGVAPVSLEVLGTAQPTAY
- a CDS encoding DUF3747 domain-containing protein, whose product is MRLGTRTKTIFAACSAALTTLFVTHSAWAVGGFGQSEVEQTRFIAVAAPVGNSNERQLLILEQISDDRPCWTESGSNPTVVDPLMLSFDFTGICGRSTDANGYSLRINGQDLALHYQFRIEQRSNDLVLVASLNDPANRDAPDIEVGRTNGLTNGFARINLNPGWRFTKRTLNDRVLGHVYVTYEGIVPESIVLPPALVYTVGDIAFDVYGPEIQQAIDAGFISGFEDNTFRPQDTLTREQLVSMVLESLSRIPNLNIVLPTTASSSPYVDVEASRWSAAKIQFARDTNIVSGYQDGTFRPTQPVTRAEMIAVLRRAAEYSKAQQGASIDLQPSQQPIPFSDTSGHWAESLITQMSAYCGIATPVNDRGTAFAPDAPTLRNYAAAATLRMFNCSVSPPAVGSN